The following are encoded in a window of Roseimicrobium gellanilyticum genomic DNA:
- a CDS encoding carbohydrate binding domain-containing protein, whose amino-acid sequence MRPAAFPPSSSLPLRLAALAACTLLPLTGTRAQTQPQPVMEKPASGAPGWFPFHISAFDDAPALLDLSFLNEAPAGKHGFIKTKGETLVDDRGTPWRYFGTNLTAASCFPTEEEAVKLAGHFAKCGINLVRFHFMDANWSGTQLVRKDGKAGLNEEPLARLDFFFAELKKRGIYANLNLHVGRKYEDQPPGAPDMSKGIDNIYPPYVDALKQYARDLLLHVNPHTGLAYRDDPAVAIVEVNNENTLLFNAWWPAKVKGPVHDSVLKQWNESLAKKHGKDDASLRTKWGTRMKDDGPNLIGNPTFAENAKGWWLDNQGGAEAKLSPASDGKGARITATKAGSANWHTQLLWAGLQTEPGKTYRFRFRARAEKEAKIYSSTQQSVAPYAMAGLWTLINVGPEWKDYTYIFTAKDSQLGKVNLAFGPNQNTGWFEFTDVKLDAYTDGFLPEDASLAKGNIPLPDENANKAVQREYFEFLADKELAYAKEMHRFLKEDLKVKCLVSHSHIFFGALLGVRREAIVSDVVNANAYWHHPSFPGGQWDPKNWEVNQEVLSQNPVGGVLSELAVQRAEGKPFALTEWDIPAPIDSLAEGLPLVAAVAAHQGWSGITLYTFAHGREDFTADHFHSYFNFQAHPGKRAGIPFAALLFRTGAVDAGKQRAILTLSAASLLDDIAENKGGVWANWRRFYEKVNNDGSLSLKRQTAVRIVEEGSAAPALKNAAEKSVPAVSENGEIKWGAVDKIATVISPHVVFATGSLGAKTHKLGPCSVNVAPLAGDGFGVWGLITMDGKPLEKSKKLLCMALRRAENEGMGWRADRKTVGNQWGKAPSLVLGFEGKVFLPGGEKTNWKVSAVGPDGQPTKVVSSKSNEFPMSPEASTVWWVAERE is encoded by the coding sequence ATGCGCCCAGCCGCCTTTCCGCCGTCGTCGTCCCTTCCTCTGAGACTCGCCGCGCTCGCCGCCTGCACTTTACTGCCACTCACAGGCACGCGTGCACAGACCCAGCCCCAGCCCGTGATGGAAAAGCCCGCCTCAGGTGCGCCAGGCTGGTTTCCCTTCCACATCTCTGCCTTCGATGATGCACCCGCCCTGCTCGACCTCTCCTTCCTGAACGAGGCACCCGCAGGCAAGCACGGCTTCATCAAGACCAAGGGTGAGACTCTCGTGGATGATCGCGGCACTCCGTGGCGCTACTTTGGCACGAACCTCACCGCCGCATCCTGTTTCCCTACCGAAGAGGAAGCCGTGAAGCTCGCGGGGCACTTCGCCAAGTGCGGCATCAATCTCGTGCGCTTCCACTTCATGGACGCGAACTGGAGCGGCACCCAACTCGTACGCAAGGATGGCAAAGCCGGCCTTAACGAGGAACCGCTCGCACGACTCGACTTCTTCTTCGCAGAGCTCAAGAAGCGCGGCATCTACGCGAACCTCAATCTCCACGTCGGTCGCAAGTACGAGGACCAGCCCCCCGGCGCTCCGGACATGAGCAAGGGCATCGATAACATCTATCCACCGTACGTCGATGCACTGAAGCAATATGCGCGCGACCTGCTCTTGCATGTGAACCCGCACACCGGGCTCGCCTATCGCGACGACCCGGCAGTGGCCATCGTGGAAGTGAACAATGAAAACACCCTGCTCTTCAATGCGTGGTGGCCTGCCAAGGTGAAGGGCCCGGTACATGACTCCGTGCTGAAGCAATGGAACGAATCGCTCGCGAAGAAGCATGGCAAGGACGACGCCAGCCTCCGCACGAAGTGGGGCACGCGCATGAAGGACGATGGGCCGAACCTCATCGGCAACCCCACCTTCGCGGAGAATGCCAAGGGGTGGTGGCTCGATAACCAGGGCGGTGCGGAGGCGAAGCTCTCACCCGCCTCTGATGGCAAAGGCGCACGCATCACCGCGACCAAGGCGGGTTCTGCGAACTGGCACACGCAACTCCTCTGGGCCGGGCTCCAGACGGAACCTGGCAAAACCTACCGCTTCCGTTTTCGCGCTCGTGCGGAAAAGGAGGCAAAGATCTACTCCAGTACCCAGCAATCCGTGGCTCCCTATGCCATGGCCGGTCTGTGGACCCTGATCAACGTGGGACCGGAATGGAAAGACTATACCTACATCTTCACTGCCAAGGACTCTCAACTCGGGAAGGTGAATCTCGCCTTCGGTCCGAACCAGAACACGGGCTGGTTTGAATTCACCGATGTGAAGTTGGATGCGTATACCGACGGCTTTCTGCCCGAGGACGCCAGCCTTGCGAAGGGGAACATTCCTCTGCCTGATGAAAACGCGAACAAAGCCGTGCAACGCGAGTATTTTGAATTCCTCGCGGACAAGGAGCTGGCTTATGCGAAAGAGATGCATCGCTTCTTGAAGGAGGATTTGAAGGTGAAGTGTCTTGTATCACACTCTCACATCTTCTTTGGTGCGCTCCTGGGGGTGCGTCGCGAGGCCATCGTGAGTGATGTGGTGAACGCAAACGCCTACTGGCACCATCCCTCCTTCCCCGGAGGCCAATGGGATCCGAAGAACTGGGAGGTGAATCAGGAAGTCCTTTCTCAGAATCCGGTCGGAGGGGTTCTCTCTGAACTCGCCGTGCAGCGTGCAGAGGGCAAGCCCTTTGCCCTCACGGAGTGGGACATTCCCGCTCCTATTGATTCCCTCGCGGAAGGTCTCCCCTTGGTGGCTGCCGTGGCTGCCCACCAGGGCTGGTCTGGCATCACGCTCTACACCTTTGCCCATGGCCGCGAAGACTTCACGGCAGATCATTTCCACAGCTACTTCAACTTCCAGGCGCATCCCGGCAAGCGTGCAGGTATTCCCTTCGCCGCGCTCCTCTTCCGCACCGGAGCGGTCGATGCGGGCAAGCAACGCGCCATTCTTACGCTCTCCGCCGCTTCGCTGTTGGATGACATCGCGGAGAACAAAGGCGGAGTCTGGGCGAACTGGCGCCGCTTCTATGAAAAGGTGAACAACGACGGTTCACTCTCCCTGAAAAGGCAGACCGCCGTGCGCATCGTGGAGGAGGGGAGTGCCGCACCTGCACTGAAGAACGCAGCAGAGAAGAGTGTTCCTGCTGTCTCGGAGAACGGTGAAATCAAATGGGGTGCTGTGGACAAGATTGCCACCGTGATCTCACCGCACGTGGTATTCGCCACCGGCAGTCTCGGCGCGAAGACCCACAAGCTCGGTCCCTGCTCCGTGAATGTCGCCCCGCTGGCTGGCGATGGCTTCGGCGTGTGGGGACTCATCACCATGGATGGCAAGCCACTGGAAAAGTCCAAGAAGCTCCTCTGCATGGCTCTTCGCCGTGCCGAGAATGAAGGCATGGGCTGGCGCGCTGACCGCAAGACCGTGGGCAACCAATGGGGCAAAGCCCCCTCTCTCGTCCTGGGCTTCGAAGGCAAGGTCTTCCTGCCTGGTGGTGAAAAGACGAATTGGAAAGTCAGCGCCGTTGGACCCGATGGGCAGCCAACGAAGGTGGTCTCCTCAAAGAGCAATGAGTTCCCCATGTCCCCCGAAGCTAGCACTGTGTGGTGGGTGGCGGAGAGGGAATGA
- the glmM gene encoding phosphoglucosamine mutase, whose translation MASAKRKYFGTDGIRGVANSHPMTPEFVMRLGQAAAKVLAMEAEKAGIRPKCIVGRDTRLSGDMIETALTAGLTSMGVDVVLCGVVPTPAVALIARQEKAAMGAIVSASHNPYKDNGVKFVDGGGHKLTDAQELMIEAAFENDDVLSQRAPATSIGRVSRMDNAPERFIAHAVATMHNRRLDGMKIALDNANGAAYVTTTETLKRLGAEVEVFHSSPDGVNINRDCGCTHPEYIEALCKQTGAYVGVAHDGDADRVVLVDETGSALSGDEYIAIVVASMLRKGTLRESTVAVTTMSNFGLDELVTGLKGKVIRTDVGDRYVIAAMRQHGLNFGAEESGHIVFFDHTTTGDGLIAALQVLKIMVETGEPLSELRKVLSPFPQAKRNLRVKSKPPVEELVAAQLLVKETEKKLASLGRVLLRYSGTESLIRLLIEGRDPEYIESQAERIAEAIKAQIGE comes from the coding sequence ATGGCTTCAGCGAAGAGGAAATATTTTGGCACGGACGGCATCCGCGGTGTGGCGAACTCCCACCCGATGACGCCCGAGTTTGTGATGCGTCTCGGTCAGGCTGCCGCGAAGGTGCTGGCAATGGAGGCGGAGAAGGCGGGCATCCGGCCAAAGTGCATCGTGGGTCGCGATACCCGGCTCTCGGGAGACATGATTGAAACCGCACTCACCGCAGGGCTCACCTCCATGGGCGTGGACGTCGTGTTGTGTGGCGTGGTACCCACCCCGGCCGTGGCGCTGATTGCCCGCCAGGAAAAGGCCGCCATGGGAGCGATCGTTTCCGCCTCGCACAATCCTTACAAGGACAATGGCGTGAAGTTTGTGGACGGAGGCGGGCACAAGCTCACGGACGCGCAGGAACTGATGATTGAGGCCGCGTTTGAGAATGACGATGTGCTCAGCCAGCGCGCTCCCGCCACCAGCATCGGCCGGGTCTCACGCATGGACAATGCACCGGAACGCTTCATTGCGCATGCCGTGGCCACCATGCACAACCGTCGCCTGGATGGCATGAAGATCGCGCTGGATAACGCGAACGGCGCCGCTTACGTCACCACCACGGAAACGCTCAAGCGCCTTGGCGCGGAGGTGGAGGTCTTCCACTCGTCACCTGATGGCGTGAATATCAATCGCGACTGCGGCTGCACCCATCCGGAGTACATCGAAGCGCTGTGCAAGCAAACCGGCGCCTATGTCGGCGTGGCTCACGATGGTGATGCCGACCGCGTGGTGTTGGTGGATGAAACCGGCTCCGCACTGAGTGGAGACGAGTACATCGCCATCGTCGTCGCCTCCATGCTGCGTAAGGGCACCCTGCGCGAGAGCACCGTGGCCGTGACCACGATGAGCAACTTCGGCCTTGATGAGCTTGTGACTGGTCTCAAGGGCAAGGTCATCCGTACGGATGTGGGCGACCGCTACGTCATCGCCGCTATGCGCCAGCATGGGTTGAACTTCGGTGCGGAGGAAAGCGGACACATCGTTTTCTTTGATCACACCACCACGGGGGATGGACTCATCGCCGCACTGCAGGTGTTGAAGATCATGGTGGAGACCGGCGAACCGCTGAGCGAGCTGCGCAAGGTGTTGAGTCCCTTCCCCCAGGCCAAACGCAACCTCCGGGTGAAGTCGAAACCCCCGGTCGAAGAACTCGTGGCCGCACAGCTCCTTGTAAAAGAGACGGAAAAAAAACTCGCGAGCCTCGGCCGCGTGCTCCTGCGCTACTCCGGCACCGAGTCCCTCATCCGTCTCCTCATCGAAGGTCGCGACCCCGAGTACATCGAGTCGCAAGCGGAGCGCATCGCCGAAGCCATCAAGGCGCAGATCGGGGAGTAG
- a CDS encoding YciI family protein — protein MTNYLFRLLPPRPTFMMDMTPEEQEVMQAHVAYWADLMQKGLVVAYGPVAAVEGAFGIAILQLPEDESPEPLVANDPAILSGKGFSSKIDLMPMLVSR, from the coding sequence ATGACGAACTACCTCTTCCGGCTGCTGCCCCCGCGACCGACGTTCATGATGGACATGACTCCCGAGGAACAGGAGGTGATGCAGGCCCACGTAGCCTATTGGGCGGATCTCATGCAGAAGGGACTCGTCGTTGCTTATGGACCCGTGGCTGCTGTGGAAGGGGCCTTCGGCATCGCTATTCTGCAACTCCCAGAAGACGAGTCACCCGAGCCGCTGGTGGCAAATGACCCCGCAATCCTCTCCGGAAAGGGATTTTCCTCAAAAATCGACCTCATGCCCATGCTGGTGTCTCGGTAA
- the cdaA gene encoding diadenylate cyclase CdaA, translating to MEILLLAVLLYQGYRFLRATRGARILTGLLVLLLGLALVSQLLKLEVITWLLKGFVTFFAIALVVIFQPELRRLLAELGSHRFFSFNGSEEASLDNLIEAMVQLSHRRCGALFAIQRGIELKPFAESGVSLDAKISTELIGTIFHPKTPLHDGGMVVDQGRIVAAGCVFPVSQKDLPDRSIGLRHRAGLGITEETDAVALVVSEETGALSLCHKGKLEHNLEPDELRERLQRILVYGEDDNTRNESESGKAEEARSSA from the coding sequence GTGGAGATCCTCCTCCTGGCGGTGCTGCTGTACCAGGGTTACCGCTTCCTGCGGGCCACCCGTGGCGCGCGCATCCTCACTGGCCTGCTGGTGCTGCTTCTGGGGCTGGCGCTGGTGTCGCAGCTTTTGAAGCTGGAGGTCATCACGTGGCTGTTGAAGGGCTTTGTCACCTTCTTCGCCATCGCGCTGGTCGTAATTTTCCAGCCGGAACTGCGCCGCCTGCTGGCGGAGCTGGGCAGCCACCGGTTCTTTTCTTTCAATGGCTCCGAGGAGGCCAGTCTGGATAACCTCATCGAGGCCATGGTGCAGCTCTCCCATCGCCGTTGCGGGGCGCTCTTTGCCATCCAGCGTGGCATCGAGCTGAAGCCCTTTGCGGAGAGCGGGGTGTCCTTGGACGCGAAAATCTCCACCGAGCTCATTGGCACCATTTTCCATCCCAAAACGCCGCTGCATGATGGCGGTATGGTGGTGGATCAAGGTCGCATCGTCGCGGCGGGTTGTGTGTTTCCTGTGAGCCAGAAGGATCTGCCGGATCGCAGCATTGGCCTGCGGCACCGCGCCGGGCTGGGCATCACGGAAGAGACAGATGCCGTGGCGCTCGTGGTGAGCGAGGAAACCGGCGCGCTTTCCCTTTGCCACAAGGGAAAGCTGGAGCACAATCTGGAACCCGATGAGCTGCGCGAGCGGCTGCAACGCATCTTGGTCTATGGCGAGGACGACAACACCCGCAACGAATCCGAATCTGGAAAGGCTGAGGAAGCTCGGTCCTCGGCTTAA
- a CDS encoding histidine phosphatase family protein: MSPVRIGLIRHFEVKHPFPTGWMTWNDLAAWREVYERTEVTPNPIDLGGIAWSRCISSDLPRAYTTAKAAFTGDILQLSELREPQLDAFRTGNLKLPYPLWKWVLRLAWMTSHSSQRNAKLSFMAKVKQVTETVLTHVQEDTLIVSHAGVMMFLRKELVKLGFAGPGFKIAENGKLYVFERRG, from the coding sequence ATGTCTCCAGTCCGTATCGGTCTCATCCGCCACTTCGAAGTGAAACATCCCTTCCCCACCGGCTGGATGACGTGGAATGATCTGGCAGCCTGGCGTGAAGTGTATGAGAGGACGGAGGTGACCCCGAATCCCATCGACCTGGGCGGCATCGCCTGGAGCCGTTGTATTTCCAGTGATCTGCCACGCGCCTACACCACTGCAAAGGCGGCATTCACTGGAGACATCCTGCAATTGTCCGAACTTCGCGAGCCGCAACTGGATGCCTTCCGCACCGGCAATCTCAAGCTGCCGTACCCTCTTTGGAAATGGGTCCTGCGCCTCGCGTGGATGACCTCCCACTCGTCCCAACGAAACGCCAAACTCTCTTTCATGGCCAAAGTGAAGCAGGTCACCGAGACCGTGCTCACCCACGTGCAGGAGGACACTCTCATCGTGAGCCACGCTGGCGTGATGATGTTCCTGCGCAAGGAACTCGTGAAACTCGGCTTTGCTGGGCCGGGCTTCAAGATTGCGGAGAATGGGAAGCTGTATGTGTTTGAGAGGAGGGGATAG
- a CDS encoding carboxypeptidase regulatory-like domain-containing protein has protein sequence MRIHRVIFTACGLVMASLPAQEAGDTKAAPVPIVCEVLSVEGKPVPGAKVYVDCFPMRDRLLDAPIIAQGTTDPQGSFRTSYTPPGHWKYFYAALVVDAGEQGCGFGMVTHNPPLPSPEKHSISIVPASELQATVLTPDGKPAADLECWVRTVMIPRKTGNLPIPDLYVETSQLPDHFWRARTDAQGRLRISRLPQGASVHLKHGDSRWAQFPGRYEIASQIKMDGSQPTLRLTEPGSIRGRILLPDGTPASGSMVSIIEGVSQGRYVTAHGDEVKANDQGEFTISSIPPSTYTLHYDTEPPYFRRWIGAEKEGVTVSAGKVTDLGDLVATEAAYVTGEVLDAETGKVIEEPLKFRLAAGKHDLYYRSMRYPGKGYHPPGGGDILSVELKGGERKTVAFKLQPVKPEDHIMGVVVNEEGKPVEHAQVFMLGHGGRHFPATVMTDKSGEFSFTREKGATQEAVLAYDARTMSDIMLVVPGQTLTLQLRENWGKVVGTVVDEDGKPVAGAEVSWYLPEPVSYSGPVVRNVKSDAAGRFEFPRFWAREKSATFFCKAEGLGNGALRSQTVKKTGTTELKFALKKANTFVAGVLMDSAGKPVEGIQVYATGEGQRSTQARTDERGQFRIEGLAKGYVHLRATLEKEESTSEVGEWVKGGDAEVKLTFPAADGEVSGMVVDAAGNPVPAAKVESFERGRKTATDKEGRFKLSGIVNGWFTLKAETLNGSGQKVEREVRIKTGMKDVKIALPGKMEETPAYPLDPVDLIGKAAPQVEFTTWVNCEPLAAHGRGKVRILDFWGIQCAPCIAAFPKVQKFWETHRDKGIEIVATTSFYPEQEVKEFLAKHPTYNFPVALRGENSTAGRDYDVRGIPTYIVIDAFGKIVSKGHDFEAAGKVALGLVGK, from the coding sequence ATGAGAATACACCGCGTGATCTTCACTGCCTGTGGATTGGTGATGGCATCTCTGCCAGCGCAAGAAGCGGGAGATACAAAGGCCGCACCTGTGCCCATTGTCTGTGAAGTCCTCTCCGTAGAAGGAAAACCGGTGCCTGGTGCGAAGGTGTATGTGGACTGCTTTCCCATGCGGGATCGCCTTCTGGATGCGCCCATCATCGCGCAGGGTACGACGGATCCGCAAGGCTCCTTCCGCACGTCTTACACGCCGCCAGGTCACTGGAAGTATTTCTATGCTGCCTTGGTGGTGGATGCGGGGGAGCAGGGCTGCGGTTTTGGCATGGTGACCCACAACCCACCTCTGCCTTCACCGGAAAAACATTCGATCTCGATCGTGCCAGCGTCGGAACTCCAGGCCACCGTCCTCACCCCTGATGGTAAACCCGCGGCTGACCTGGAGTGTTGGGTCCGCACCGTGATGATTCCTAGAAAGACAGGGAACCTTCCGATACCGGACCTTTATGTCGAGACGAGCCAGTTGCCAGACCATTTCTGGCGAGCCCGCACCGATGCCCAGGGGAGGTTGCGCATTTCCCGGCTTCCGCAAGGCGCTTCGGTGCATCTGAAACATGGAGACTCGCGCTGGGCACAATTCCCTGGTCGGTACGAGATCGCCTCGCAGATCAAGATGGATGGTTCGCAGCCCACCCTGCGACTCACGGAGCCGGGTTCCATCCGAGGCCGCATCCTTCTCCCGGATGGCACGCCTGCCAGCGGAAGCATGGTCTCGATCATTGAGGGCGTGAGTCAGGGGCGTTATGTGACCGCGCACGGTGATGAAGTGAAGGCCAATGACCAGGGCGAGTTCACCATCTCCAGCATTCCTCCATCGACCTACACGCTTCACTATGACACCGAGCCACCCTATTTTCGGCGGTGGATAGGCGCGGAGAAGGAAGGCGTGACCGTCAGCGCTGGCAAGGTCACCGACCTGGGAGACCTGGTGGCGACGGAGGCAGCGTATGTCACCGGTGAGGTGCTGGACGCGGAGACTGGCAAGGTGATTGAGGAACCACTGAAGTTTCGCCTCGCCGCTGGAAAGCACGATCTCTACTACCGATCCATGCGTTATCCGGGAAAGGGTTACCATCCCCCGGGAGGCGGAGATATCCTGTCCGTCGAGTTGAAGGGCGGCGAGCGCAAAACGGTCGCCTTCAAGCTCCAGCCTGTGAAGCCCGAGGACCACATCATGGGTGTCGTGGTGAATGAGGAAGGCAAACCGGTGGAGCATGCGCAGGTTTTCATGCTGGGACATGGAGGCAGGCATTTCCCTGCCACTGTGATGACGGATAAATCGGGAGAGTTCTCGTTCACCCGGGAGAAGGGCGCCACGCAGGAAGCTGTGCTCGCCTATGATGCCAGGACGATGTCTGACATCATGCTGGTGGTCCCGGGGCAGACCCTGACGCTGCAACTCCGCGAGAATTGGGGCAAGGTGGTCGGAACCGTGGTGGATGAGGATGGCAAGCCGGTGGCGGGAGCGGAAGTCAGCTGGTACCTTCCTGAACCCGTTTCCTACTCCGGACCCGTGGTGAGGAACGTGAAGAGCGATGCCGCGGGGAGATTCGAATTCCCGCGCTTTTGGGCCCGCGAAAAAAGCGCCACTTTTTTCTGCAAGGCGGAAGGCCTTGGCAATGGCGCTTTGCGCAGCCAGACGGTGAAGAAGACAGGCACCACGGAACTGAAGTTCGCCTTGAAGAAGGCAAACACATTTGTGGCGGGAGTGCTCATGGACTCCGCTGGAAAGCCGGTGGAGGGGATACAGGTGTATGCGACTGGCGAGGGTCAGCGCAGTACCCAGGCTCGCACAGATGAGCGGGGACAATTCCGCATTGAGGGCCTGGCCAAAGGATACGTGCATCTGCGTGCCACCCTTGAGAAGGAGGAGTCCACGTCGGAAGTGGGCGAGTGGGTCAAGGGGGGAGACGCTGAGGTGAAGCTGACCTTTCCAGCTGCCGATGGCGAGGTGAGCGGTATGGTGGTGGATGCAGCCGGAAATCCGGTGCCCGCGGCCAAGGTGGAATCCTTCGAACGCGGTCGGAAGACGGCAACGGACAAGGAGGGTCGATTCAAACTCTCCGGCATCGTGAATGGGTGGTTTACCCTGAAAGCCGAAACGCTCAATGGCAGTGGGCAAAAGGTGGAGAGGGAAGTGCGGATCAAGACCGGCATGAAGGACGTGAAAATCGCCCTGCCGGGCAAGATGGAGGAAACGCCAGCCTATCCTCTCGATCCTGTGGATCTCATCGGCAAGGCCGCCCCTCAGGTGGAGTTTACCACGTGGGTGAATTGCGAACCTCTGGCGGCTCACGGCAGGGGCAAGGTGCGAATCCTCGACTTCTGGGGCATCCAGTGTGCTCCGTGCATTGCCGCCTTCCCCAAGGTGCAGAAGTTCTGGGAAACACATCGGGACAAGGGGATTGAAATCGTCGCTACCACGTCCTTCTACCCTGAGCAGGAGGTGAAGGAATTCCTCGCAAAGCATCCCACCTACAACTTCCCCGTGGCCTTGCGAGGCGAGAACTCCACTGCGGGTCGTGACTATGACGTGCGCGGCATTCCCACCTACATCGTCATTGATGCCTTTGGGAAGATCGTCTCCAAAGGGCACGATTTCGAAGCGGCGGGAAAGGTGGCGCTGGGGCTGGTTGGGAAGTGA
- a CDS encoding Hsp20/alpha crystallin family protein, whose product MKLTNYNPFGLTRADLNDWFQHPLAGFPSLSRFFSMDSPLGRLAADVHEDKDNFYASFEVPGVKKEDVKVELNDRLLSVTVTKKDKSGEQESSYTSTRSISVPESVKADAISAKIEDGILTVTLPKGEDRKGRSIEIA is encoded by the coding sequence ATGAAACTTACGAACTACAATCCCTTCGGCCTCACTCGTGCGGACCTCAATGACTGGTTCCAGCACCCGCTGGCAGGCTTCCCGTCCCTGTCCCGATTCTTCAGCATGGATTCCCCGCTGGGGCGCCTCGCGGCTGATGTCCATGAGGACAAGGACAACTTCTACGCCTCCTTTGAGGTGCCCGGTGTGAAGAAGGAGGACGTGAAGGTCGAGCTCAACGACCGCCTCCTGAGTGTCACCGTGACCAAGAAGGACAAGAGTGGCGAGCAGGAGTCCAGCTACACCTCCACCCGGTCCATCTCGGTGCCGGAAAGCGTGAAGGCAGACGCCATCTCCGCGAAAATCGAGGACGGCATCCTGACGGTCACCCTGCCCAAGGGCGAGGACCGCAAGGGGCGCAGCATCGAGATCGCATAG
- a CDS encoding Hsp20/alpha crystallin family protein: MNTCTTSACAPATTSSTPATEHLVKPRYDVRSSKDAYEVRVELPGVRKGDVKLDFERGLLTLKAQRQSTAQEGWQTLHRELNRLNYGLQLRVNAPVDQVAFTAKLEDGVLTVTLPVKEAAKPRTIEIG; encoded by the coding sequence ATGAATACCTGCACTACTTCCGCCTGCGCTCCCGCCACCACCAGCTCGACTCCGGCTACGGAGCATCTTGTGAAACCCCGCTATGACGTACGCTCCAGCAAGGACGCGTACGAAGTGCGAGTCGAGCTACCTGGCGTGCGCAAAGGCGACGTGAAACTCGACTTCGAGCGCGGACTTCTCACTCTGAAAGCCCAGCGCCAGAGCACCGCCCAAGAAGGCTGGCAGACGCTCCACCGTGAGCTCAACCGCCTGAACTATGGGCTCCAGCTCCGCGTGAACGCCCCTGTCGACCAGGTCGCCTTCACCGCCAAGCTTGAGGATGGCGTGCTCACCGTGACGCTGCCCGTCAAGGAAGCTGCCAAGCCCCGCACCATCGAGATCGGCTGA
- a CDS encoding TerC family protein, with amino-acid sequence MELLAALSAFDTSWINQPEAWIALLTLTVMEVVLGIDNIVFISILVDKLPKEQQPKARFIGLALAMIMRILLLFSITWVMSLKNDLFTIMGHGFSGKDLILIFGGLFLLFKATKEIHHKIEGDPEGDVEASAPKHAALGPILVQITMLDIVFSLDSVITAAGMAQSIMVMIIAVVIAVIFMMVFAGSVSDFINKHPTVKMLALSFLILIGVMLMIEGLATEKAHDLHLKNYIYFAMAFSVFVEILNIRVASKRAKKREAMKAANAAK; translated from the coding sequence ATGGAACTGCTTGCTGCTCTCAGCGCTTTTGACACCTCTTGGATCAACCAGCCGGAGGCGTGGATCGCACTTCTTACCCTCACAGTGATGGAGGTGGTGCTGGGAATCGACAACATCGTCTTCATCAGCATCCTGGTGGACAAGCTGCCCAAGGAGCAGCAGCCCAAGGCGCGTTTCATTGGTCTGGCGCTGGCCATGATCATGCGCATCCTGCTCCTCTTCTCCATCACGTGGGTGATGTCCCTGAAGAATGACCTCTTCACGATCATGGGTCACGGCTTCTCCGGGAAGGATCTCATCCTCATCTTTGGCGGCTTGTTCCTCCTCTTCAAGGCGACGAAGGAAATCCACCACAAGATTGAAGGTGACCCCGAAGGTGATGTGGAAGCCAGCGCGCCGAAGCACGCTGCTCTGGGACCCATCCTGGTGCAGATCACCATGCTGGACATTGTTTTCTCCCTGGACTCCGTGATTACCGCGGCCGGCATGGCGCAGAGCATCATGGTCATGATTATTGCCGTGGTCATTGCGGTCATCTTCATGATGGTCTTCGCCGGGTCGGTGAGCGATTTCATCAACAAGCACCCCACCGTGAAGATGCTGGCGCTCAGCTTCCTCATCCTTATTGGTGTGATGCTGATGATCGAAGGTCTGGCCACTGAGAAGGCGCACGACCTCCACCTGAAGAACTACATCTACTTCGCCATGGCCTTCTCGGTCTTCGTGGAGATCCTGAACATCCGCGTGGCTAGCAAGAGGGCGAAGAAGCGTGAGGCGATGAAGGCAGCAAACGCAGCGAAGTAA